Proteins found in one Lycium ferocissimum isolate CSIRO_LF1 chromosome 6, AGI_CSIRO_Lferr_CH_V1, whole genome shotgun sequence genomic segment:
- the LOC132060245 gene encoding small ribosomal subunit protein eS27y, whose translation MVLPNDVDLLNPPVELEKKKHKLKRLVQSPNSFFMDVKCQGCFNITTVFSHSQTVVVCGNCQTVLCQPTGGRARLTEGCSFRRKGD comes from the exons GTTCTTCCAAATGATGTTGATTTGTTGAACCCACCAGTAGAGCTTGAAAAGAAGAAGCACAAGCTTAAACGTCTTGTACAATCTCCTAACTCTTTCTTTATG GATGTTAAGTGCCAAGGCTGCTTTAACAT AACAACTGTGTTCAGCCATTCTCAGACTGTGGTCGTCTGCGGAAACTGCCAGACTGTGTTGTGCCAGCCTACTGGTGGTCGTGCTAGACTTACCGAGGGTTGTTCTTTCAGGAGAAAGGGAGATTAG